In Bacillus cereus ATCC 14579, a single window of DNA contains:
- the bla gene encoding class A beta-lactamase Bla1 yields MILKNKRMLKIGICVGILGLSITSLEAFTGGALQVEAKEKTGQVKHKNQATHKEFSQLEKKFDARLGVYAIDTGTNQTISYRSNERFAFASTYKALAAGVLLQQNSIDSLNEVITYTKEDLVDYSPVTEKHVDTGMKLGEIAEAAVRSSDNTAGNILFNKIGGPKGYEKALRHMGDRITMSDRFETELNEAIPGDIRDTSTAKAIATNLKAFTVGNALPAEKRKILTEWMKGNATGDKLIRAGVPTDWVVGDKSGAGSYGTRNDIAIVWPPNRAPIIIAILSSKDEKEATYDNQLIAEATEVIVKALK; encoded by the coding sequence ATGATTTTGAAAAATAAGAGGATGCTAAAAATAGGAATATGCGTTGGTATATTAGGTTTAAGTATTACAAGCCTAGAAGCTTTTACAGGAGGGGCACTGCAAGTTGAAGCGAAAGAAAAGACTGGACAAGTGAAACATAAAAATCAGGCGACGCATAAAGAGTTCTCTCAACTTGAGAAAAAATTTGATGCTCGATTAGGTGTATATGCGATTGATACTGGTACAAATCAAACAATCTCTTATCGATCTAACGAAAGATTTGCCTTCGCATCAACCTACAAGGCTTTAGCAGCAGGAGTATTACTACAGCAAAACTCAATTGATTCATTAAATGAAGTAATCACATATACGAAAGAAGACTTAGTGGATTATTCACCTGTTACAGAGAAACATGTAGATACTGGAATGAAACTAGGAGAAATTGCTGAGGCAGCTGTTCGTTCAAGTGATAATACTGCAGGGAACATTTTATTTAATAAAATAGGAGGACCTAAAGGATATGAAAAAGCGCTTAGGCATATGGGGGATCGGATTACTATGTCTGATCGCTTTGAAACAGAATTAAACGAAGCTATTCCAGGAGACATTCGTGACACTAGTACAGCGAAAGCTATTGCTACGAATCTTAAAGCTTTTACGGTCGGAAATGCACTTCCTGCTGAAAAACGTAAAATTCTTACAGAGTGGATGAAAGGAAATGCTACAGGAGACAAACTTATTCGTGCAGGCGTACCAACTGACTGGGTAGTTGGAGATAAATCAGGTGCTGGCAGTTACGGGACAAGAAATGATATTGCTATCGTTTGGCCTCCAAATAGAGCACCAATTATCATCGCAATTTTATCTAGTAAAGATGAGAAAGAGGCTACCTATGATAATCAACTCATTGCAGAGGCAACGGAAGTTATAGTTAAGGCTCTTAAGTAA
- a CDS encoding GNAT family N-acetyltransferase, whose protein sequence is MENDNQVFWRTDCLVLRRFSMDDTNYFHFYRSNPEVAKFQSWVNYQYHEAKTFVNEQVKNNPNLPGTWFQFAIALTENNKIIGDCALHTLVNEPRIVEIGFTLSPEYQGKGYATKAVCALLSYIFHSLGKHKVIAFSDVRNNKSISVLERVGMRREGHLLQNYMLKGQWIDEYQYSILKSEWKDAT, encoded by the coding sequence ATGGAGAATGACAATCAAGTCTTTTGGAGAACAGATTGTCTTGTTTTGAGAAGGTTTAGTATGGATGACACTAACTACTTTCATTTTTATCGTTCTAATCCAGAAGTGGCTAAATTTCAGTCATGGGTTAATTATCAATATCATGAGGCTAAAACGTTTGTAAATGAACAAGTTAAAAATAATCCTAATCTACCAGGTACTTGGTTCCAGTTCGCAATTGCTTTAACTGAAAATAACAAAATAATTGGAGATTGTGCACTTCACACACTTGTAAATGAACCTCGCATCGTAGAAATCGGATTTACTCTTTCTCCAGAATATCAGGGAAAAGGCTATGCAACTAAAGCTGTTTGTGCCTTATTGAGTTACATATTTCATTCATTAGGAAAACATAAGGTGATTGCATTTTCGGACGTTCGAAATAATAAGTCTATTTCTGTACTAGAACGAGTGGGGATGAGGAGAGAAGGTCATTTATTGCAGAATTACATGCTAAAAGGCCAGTGGATTGATGAATATCAATATTCAATATTGAAGTCTGAATGGAAGGACGCTACATAA
- a CDS encoding metallophosphoesterase, protein MSKKIKRSILLIATLVGCSIFLFLQNNLISITEIKITSSKIPSSFKGYKILQISDLHNKKFGDNQDVLIQKMKSIDPDIIAITGDLIDSKSYDAEVSMQLIREMVKKYPVYFVTGNHEQWSGKYNSLEKELKKYGVNVLRNEHVGIRKGEQEINLLGIDDPEFGTGNRDEGNIIIDEIKKAKIEMQPDRYNVLLSHRPEFIKEYTNERLDLVLSGHAHGGQVRLPFIGGLVAPNQGVLPKYTAGLYVEQNTSMVVSRGLGNSIIPQRILNRPEIVVVQLN, encoded by the coding sequence ATGAGCAAGAAGATTAAAAGAAGTATATTACTTATTGCTACATTAGTAGGTTGTAGTATCTTTTTATTTTTACAGAACAATTTAATAAGTATAACTGAGATTAAAATAACCTCTAGTAAAATACCATCCTCTTTTAAAGGGTATAAAATTCTACAAATTTCAGACTTACACAATAAAAAATTTGGCGATAATCAAGATGTGTTAATTCAAAAAATGAAAAGTATAGACCCAGATATTATTGCAATTACGGGTGATTTAATTGACAGTAAATCATACGATGCAGAAGTTAGTATGCAATTAATACGAGAAATGGTAAAGAAGTATCCTGTATATTTTGTGACAGGAAACCATGAACAATGGTCTGGAAAGTATAACAGTTTAGAAAAAGAGTTGAAGAAATATGGTGTCAATGTTTTAAGGAATGAACATGTAGGCATTCGAAAGGGTGAGCAAGAGATAAACTTGCTAGGTATTGATGATCCAGAGTTTGGTACTGGAAACCGTGATGAAGGAAATATTATAATAGATGAAATTAAAAAAGCAAAAATTGAAATGCAGCCAGATAGATATAATGTATTATTATCCCACAGGCCTGAATTTATAAAGGAATATACGAATGAGCGGTTGGATTTGGTTTTATCGGGACATGCTCATGGAGGGCAAGTTAGATTGCCATTTATCGGTGGATTAGTTGCTCCAAATCAAGGTGTTTTACCTAAATATACAGCGGGTTTATATGTAGAACAAAATACATCAATGGTAGTGAGTAGAGG